Proteins encoded within one genomic window of Theobroma cacao cultivar B97-61/B2 chromosome 7, Criollo_cocoa_genome_V2, whole genome shotgun sequence:
- the LOC108662925 gene encoding probable LRR receptor-like serine/threonine-protein kinase At1g56140 isoform X2 — MLEQLYFDSSGVTGEIPSTFTNLQNLQTVWASDTELTGRIPDFIGNWSKLRDLRFQGNSFEGPIPSTFSNLTSLTELRISGLSNGSSLSFMKDIKSLTILDLRNNNISDTIPSTIGEYQSLTQLDLSFNNITGQIPDSLFNLSSLTHLFLGNNKLNGSLPAQKSSSLRNIDVSYNNLAGSFPSWVNEPNLSINLVANNFTIGQSNSSVLPSGLNCLQRNFPCNRGRGTYYNFAIKCGGPQITSSDGTLFERDNETLGPASYYVTDTNRWAVSNVGYFTGSNNPQYTISSSSQFTSTLDPELFQTARVSASSIRYYGLGLENGNYTVKLQFAEIEIMDTNIWESLGRRVFDIYIQGNLVLEDFDIRKEAGGVSKRAVPKEFKAQVSENYLEIHLFWAGKGTCCVPAQGKYGPSISAISATPDFIPTVNNNAPTSKKSRTGLIVGIVVGVGAVSLLSVAAFCIFRKRRAHKKDDEELLGIDARPYTFSYAELKAATEDFNPENKLGEGGFGPVYKGKLDDGRVIAVKQLSIASRQGKSEFVTEIATISAVQHRNLVKLYGCCFEADQRLLVYEYLENKSLDQILFAGKNLNLSWSTRYDICLGVARGLAYLHEESSVRIVHRDVKASNILLGSNLIPKISDFGLAKLYDDKKTHISTRVAGTIGYLAPEYAMRGHLTEKTDVFAFGVVALEIVSGRPNSDSSLEEEQIYLLEWAWYLHENDREVELVDGSLSEFNEEEVKRVIGIALLCTQTSPMQRPSMSRVVAMLSGDADVSRVVSKPGYLTDWKFDDTSFMSNLATRASETSYDTSTSTSIVANTENSPMDITKPMPHSIIGEGR, encoded by the exons ATGCTAGAACAACT TTATTTTGATAGTTCCGGTGTAACTGGTGAGATTCCTTCAACATTCACTAATCTGCAGAACCTGCAAACAGT GTGGGCATCAGACACAGAACTTACAGGGAGGATACCTGACTTTATAGGGAATTGGTCAAAGCTTCGTGACTT GAGATTTCAAGGAAACTCTTTTGAAGGTCCAATACCTTCAACATTTTCCAATCTTACTTCACTGACAGAGTT gAGGATAAGCGGTTTATCTAATGGAAGTTCTCTATCATTTATGAAGGATATAAAGTCCTTAACTATCTT AGATCTAAGGAACAATAATATTTCTGATACAATTCCATCCACAATTGGAGAATACCAGAGTTTGACGCAGCT GGATTTAAGCTTCAACAATATAACTGGACAGATCCCAGACTCACTTTTCAATTTGAGTTCGCTCACTCATTT GTTTCTTGGAaataataagttaaatggCTCCCTTCCTGCACAAAAGAGTTCATCTCTTCGCAATAT AGATGTGTCGTACAACAATTTAGCTGGGAGCTTTCCTTCTTGGGTCAACGAACCAAATTTGTCGAT TAATTTAGTTGCCAACAACTTCACAATAGGACAGTCAAACAGCAG TGTTTTGCCATCAGGATTGAACTGCCTTCAACGGAATTTTCCTTGCAATCGAGGACGTGGAACCT ATTATAACTTTGCAATTAAGTGTGGTGGTCCACAGATTACATCATCCGATGGGACTCTGTTCGAGAGGGATAATGAGACTCTTGGTCCAGCATCATATTATGTGACTGACACAAATAGGTGGGCAGTCAGTAATGTTGGGTATTTCACTGGGAGCAATAATCCACAGTACACAATTTCTTCATCATCTCAGTTCACAAGCACCCTAGATCCAGAACTATTCCAGACAGCACGGGTTTCTGCTTCATCAATAAGGTACTATGGATTGGGGCTTGAGAATGGAAACTACACTGTGAAGCTCCAGTTTGCAGAAATAGAAATTATGGATACAAATATATGGGAAAGTCTTGGGAGGCGTGtttttgatatttatatcCAG GGTAATCTTGTTTTGGAAGATTTTGACATACGCAAGGAGGCTGGTGGAGTTTCTAAACGAGCAGTACCAAAAGAGTTTAAGGCTCAGGTATCAGAAAATTACCTTGAAATTCATCTGTTTTGGGCTGGGAAAGGGACTTGCTGTGTACCAGCTCAAGGTAAATATGGACCATCCATTTCAGCAATCAGTGCTACCCCAG ATTTCATACCTACTGTTAATAATAATGCTCCAACAAGCAAGAAGAGTAGAACGGGTCTGATCGTGGGGATTGTTGTTGGTGTTGGAGCTGTAAGCCTTCTGTCTGTTGCAGCTTTCTGCATTTTTAGGAAAAGAAGGGCCCATAAAAAAGATGATGAAG AGCTCCTAGGAATAGATGCTAGACCATACACTTTCAGTTATGCTGAACTAAAAGCTGCTACAGAGGATTTCAATCCTGAAAATAAGCTTGGAGAGGGAGGATTTGGGCCAGTCTATAAG GGAAAACTTGATGATGGAAGAGTAATTGCTGTGAAGCAATTGTCCATAGCATCACGCCAAGGCAAGAGTGAGTTTGTTACAGAAATTGCCACCATATCAGCTGTGCAACACCGTAACCTTGTCAAACTATATGGATGCTGTTTCGAGGCAGATCAACGTCTTCTTGTTTATGAGTATCTGGAAAACAAGAGTCTAGATCAAATACTTTTTG CAGGAAAAAATTTGAACCTCAGCTGGTCTACACGTTATGATATATGCTTGGGAGTAGCACGAGGTCTAGCTTATCTTCATGAAGAATCAAGCGTCCGTATTGTGCACAGAGATGTCAAGGCCAGTAATATTTTGCTTGGTTCTAATCTCATCCCAAAAATCTCTGATTTTGGTTTAGCCAAACTTTATGATGATAAGAAAACCCACATAAGCACCCGTGTTGCAGGGACAAT TGGGTATCTTGCACCGGAGTATGCCATGCGTGGACACCTTACAGAGAAGACTGATGTGTTTGCCTTTGGTGTTGTGGCTCTAGAGATTGTTAGCGGAAGACCTAACTCGGACTCTAGCTTGGAGGAAGAGCAGATCTACCTTCTTGAATGg GCTTGGTACCTGCATGAAAATGATCGTGAGGTTGAACTAGTGGACGGTAGTTTATCAGAATTCAACGAGGAAGAAGTGAAGCGTGTAATCGGAATAGCTCTTTTGTGCACTCAGACATCACCAATGCAAAGGCCATCCATGTCCCGTGTGGTGGCTATGCTTTCGGGAGACGCTGACGTGAGCAGAGTGGTTTCAAAGCCTGGATACTTGACTGACTGGAAGTTTGATGACACCAGCTTTATGAGTAATCTGGCAACTAGAGCGAGTGAAACCAGCTATGATACCTCAACAAGTACAAGCATAGTAGCTAATACAGAGAATTCACCAATGGACATTACTAAACCTATGCCCCATAGTATCATTGGAGAGGGAAGGtga
- the LOC108662925 gene encoding probable LRR receptor-like serine/threonine-protein kinase At1g56140 isoform X1 — MIIYLQKLLWLVIPQYQCSAEESYFDSSGVTGEIPSTFTNLQNLQTVWASDTELTGRIPDFIGNWSKLRDLRFQGNSFEGPIPSTFSNLTSLTELRISGLSNGSSLSFMKDIKSLTILDLRNNNISDTIPSTIGEYQSLTQLDLSFNNITGQIPDSLFNLSSLTHLFLGNNKLNGSLPAQKSSSLRNIDVSYNNLAGSFPSWVNEPNLSINLVANNFTIGQSNSSVLPSGLNCLQRNFPCNRGRGTYYNFAIKCGGPQITSSDGTLFERDNETLGPASYYVTDTNRWAVSNVGYFTGSNNPQYTISSSSQFTSTLDPELFQTARVSASSIRYYGLGLENGNYTVKLQFAEIEIMDTNIWESLGRRVFDIYIQGNLVLEDFDIRKEAGGVSKRAVPKEFKAQVSENYLEIHLFWAGKGTCCVPAQGKYGPSISAISATPDFIPTVNNNAPTSKKSRTGLIVGIVVGVGAVSLLSVAAFCIFRKRRAHKKDDEELLGIDARPYTFSYAELKAATEDFNPENKLGEGGFGPVYKGKLDDGRVIAVKQLSIASRQGKSEFVTEIATISAVQHRNLVKLYGCCFEADQRLLVYEYLENKSLDQILFAGKNLNLSWSTRYDICLGVARGLAYLHEESSVRIVHRDVKASNILLGSNLIPKISDFGLAKLYDDKKTHISTRVAGTIGYLAPEYAMRGHLTEKTDVFAFGVVALEIVSGRPNSDSSLEEEQIYLLEWAWYLHENDREVELVDGSLSEFNEEEVKRVIGIALLCTQTSPMQRPSMSRVVAMLSGDADVSRVVSKPGYLTDWKFDDTSFMSNLATRASETSYDTSTSTSIVANTENSPMDITKPMPHSIIGEGR; from the exons ATGATCATTTATTTGCAAAAACTCCTATGGTTGGTGATTCCCCAATATCAATGCTCTGCAGAAGAAAG TTATTTTGATAGTTCCGGTGTAACTGGTGAGATTCCTTCAACATTCACTAATCTGCAGAACCTGCAAACAGT GTGGGCATCAGACACAGAACTTACAGGGAGGATACCTGACTTTATAGGGAATTGGTCAAAGCTTCGTGACTT GAGATTTCAAGGAAACTCTTTTGAAGGTCCAATACCTTCAACATTTTCCAATCTTACTTCACTGACAGAGTT gAGGATAAGCGGTTTATCTAATGGAAGTTCTCTATCATTTATGAAGGATATAAAGTCCTTAACTATCTT AGATCTAAGGAACAATAATATTTCTGATACAATTCCATCCACAATTGGAGAATACCAGAGTTTGACGCAGCT GGATTTAAGCTTCAACAATATAACTGGACAGATCCCAGACTCACTTTTCAATTTGAGTTCGCTCACTCATTT GTTTCTTGGAaataataagttaaatggCTCCCTTCCTGCACAAAAGAGTTCATCTCTTCGCAATAT AGATGTGTCGTACAACAATTTAGCTGGGAGCTTTCCTTCTTGGGTCAACGAACCAAATTTGTCGAT TAATTTAGTTGCCAACAACTTCACAATAGGACAGTCAAACAGCAG TGTTTTGCCATCAGGATTGAACTGCCTTCAACGGAATTTTCCTTGCAATCGAGGACGTGGAACCT ATTATAACTTTGCAATTAAGTGTGGTGGTCCACAGATTACATCATCCGATGGGACTCTGTTCGAGAGGGATAATGAGACTCTTGGTCCAGCATCATATTATGTGACTGACACAAATAGGTGGGCAGTCAGTAATGTTGGGTATTTCACTGGGAGCAATAATCCACAGTACACAATTTCTTCATCATCTCAGTTCACAAGCACCCTAGATCCAGAACTATTCCAGACAGCACGGGTTTCTGCTTCATCAATAAGGTACTATGGATTGGGGCTTGAGAATGGAAACTACACTGTGAAGCTCCAGTTTGCAGAAATAGAAATTATGGATACAAATATATGGGAAAGTCTTGGGAGGCGTGtttttgatatttatatcCAG GGTAATCTTGTTTTGGAAGATTTTGACATACGCAAGGAGGCTGGTGGAGTTTCTAAACGAGCAGTACCAAAAGAGTTTAAGGCTCAGGTATCAGAAAATTACCTTGAAATTCATCTGTTTTGGGCTGGGAAAGGGACTTGCTGTGTACCAGCTCAAGGTAAATATGGACCATCCATTTCAGCAATCAGTGCTACCCCAG ATTTCATACCTACTGTTAATAATAATGCTCCAACAAGCAAGAAGAGTAGAACGGGTCTGATCGTGGGGATTGTTGTTGGTGTTGGAGCTGTAAGCCTTCTGTCTGTTGCAGCTTTCTGCATTTTTAGGAAAAGAAGGGCCCATAAAAAAGATGATGAAG AGCTCCTAGGAATAGATGCTAGACCATACACTTTCAGTTATGCTGAACTAAAAGCTGCTACAGAGGATTTCAATCCTGAAAATAAGCTTGGAGAGGGAGGATTTGGGCCAGTCTATAAG GGAAAACTTGATGATGGAAGAGTAATTGCTGTGAAGCAATTGTCCATAGCATCACGCCAAGGCAAGAGTGAGTTTGTTACAGAAATTGCCACCATATCAGCTGTGCAACACCGTAACCTTGTCAAACTATATGGATGCTGTTTCGAGGCAGATCAACGTCTTCTTGTTTATGAGTATCTGGAAAACAAGAGTCTAGATCAAATACTTTTTG CAGGAAAAAATTTGAACCTCAGCTGGTCTACACGTTATGATATATGCTTGGGAGTAGCACGAGGTCTAGCTTATCTTCATGAAGAATCAAGCGTCCGTATTGTGCACAGAGATGTCAAGGCCAGTAATATTTTGCTTGGTTCTAATCTCATCCCAAAAATCTCTGATTTTGGTTTAGCCAAACTTTATGATGATAAGAAAACCCACATAAGCACCCGTGTTGCAGGGACAAT TGGGTATCTTGCACCGGAGTATGCCATGCGTGGACACCTTACAGAGAAGACTGATGTGTTTGCCTTTGGTGTTGTGGCTCTAGAGATTGTTAGCGGAAGACCTAACTCGGACTCTAGCTTGGAGGAAGAGCAGATCTACCTTCTTGAATGg GCTTGGTACCTGCATGAAAATGATCGTGAGGTTGAACTAGTGGACGGTAGTTTATCAGAATTCAACGAGGAAGAAGTGAAGCGTGTAATCGGAATAGCTCTTTTGTGCACTCAGACATCACCAATGCAAAGGCCATCCATGTCCCGTGTGGTGGCTATGCTTTCGGGAGACGCTGACGTGAGCAGAGTGGTTTCAAAGCCTGGATACTTGACTGACTGGAAGTTTGATGACACCAGCTTTATGAGTAATCTGGCAACTAGAGCGAGTGAAACCAGCTATGATACCTCAACAAGTACAAGCATAGTAGCTAATACAGAGAATTCACCAATGGACATTACTAAACCTATGCCCCATAGTATCATTGGAGAGGGAAGGtga